The Malus domestica chromosome 06, GDT2T_hap1 genome has a segment encoding these proteins:
- the LOC139196969 gene encoding uncharacterized protein — translation MEKVSKKTGTSTHKRRAPVLVPSEDILPHKKIHKFRGEPSVRPKSQDGVLKGPAFRKTGVEAVENAAAVVVGEGSRLLPPPLTMEHTVQENDPGSRHEGKGKERAGSVPWKDLRIATRPKDFGDINNCLAGRRFAFDELGEPLAKDESDCDRMLKLSSYVMAEYHDRLQEVERYKAKLKENKQLVDEARRNKGLLTQALQLNDESMKSLKRRNGENLRLKKLFEATKKQLEVATLEVSKVRGELDGALVEISELEKSIPTEREAAVQEYLSSSTFHLAIKPHCAQEARFEKRKWMAVLDRYDDGSILRKYHEDIDEHHRKGETFVLAVDPSSEDESDNEGSADAQTQHGEEGLGDAEDDGRTRSDTARGSASDENE, via the exons a tggagaaggtaagcaagaaaacagggactagcacccataaaaggagagcaccagtgttagttccttcggaagacatcctaccgcataagaaaattcataagttccgAGGGGAACCATCCGTTAGACCTAAGTCCCAAGATGGGGTCCTTAAGGGGCCTGCCTTTAGGAAGACTGGAGTCGAGGCCGTTGAAAATGCTGCTGCCGTAGTTGTAGGAGAAGGGAGCCGACTGTTGCCTCCTCCTCTTACTATGGAGCACACTGTCCAGGAAAATGATCCCGGTTCCCGCCATGaggggaaaggcaaggaaagagctggcagtgtcccgtggaaggacttgaggattgccacgcggccaaaggattttggggatatcaacaattgcttggcagggcgtcgattcgccttcgatgagctcggagagcccttagctaaggatgaatcggattgcgaccggatgttgaagctgtcttcatat gtcatggccgagtatcacgacagactgcaagaggttgagcggtacaaggcaaaactgaaggagaataagcagcttgtggacgAGGCCCGAAGGAATAAGGGACTTTTGACTCAGGCTCTCCAACTGAATGACGAATCCATGAAGAGCTTGAAAAGGCGAAATGGTGAGAAcctaaggcttaagaaattgtttgaggcaactaaaaaacagttggaggtggctaccttggaggtatccaaggttaggggagaattggatggtgccttagttgagatttctgaactggagaagagcattccaactgaaagggaggctgctgtgcaagaatacttaagttcttcgacctttcatcttgctattaaaccccactgtgctcaagaagctcgctttgaaaaaaggaaatggatggccgtccttgatcgttatgatgatgggagcattcttcgaaaataccacgaagatatagatgagcatcatcgaaagggcgagacattcgtccttgctgttgatcctagcagcgaagatgagtctgataatgaaggtagtgctgatgcacagactcagcatggtgaagagggtcttggggatgcagaggatgatggtaggacgcggagtgatactgccaggggttcggcttcagatgagaatgaatag